The nucleotide sequence tactcaacaattaatgcgcatggtcctGCAGACCTCCGacttactcaacaatcaatgcgcataTCTCTAActatctacggatctcaagccctctACAGCAAATCTGCTCGGCAGCATTAAAGTGAGATTGAAGCAAGAAGATCTCTTCCTTCCCCTTCCTATGCAAGCCTTCTTAGCTAATGGAGACAGAACAAACAAATAATAAAGTCTTGGGATAATTGGAATTGACATAGCCCGAAGAACTGAAAATTTTTTAAGATGAACGATTCACATTAAAATTGACGGGTTGGCGTGAGCTTATCCATGCGGTTATGCACTCTTCGAATAGGAATCCATTTTTCAATCTTTTTCCGCCTATATTGCTATTATCTGTGCCACTTTATGACCCGGTCCAGACTGACCCCGCTGGACCCCACTTACCCTTAGCTTGCCTTGCACCTGCACCACTCTTGTCTACCCCTCCACCGACCACAGATGAATGCAGGctcaggaaggaagaagaaggtgacTCTTGATGCCTTGCAGACGTATGATCCCCAGAAAGAAAATAAGGCAAACCTGTCAGGCTATCGGGAAATTGAATAAAAAAGATTGGATTATGGATATGGAGTCGCGAAgcataatttttttgaattggattatCAGCCATAACAATTCCTGAGCTCCGGCTTGATCTTCTACGGCAAGAcacgatcgtgcattaattcGCACGACGCGCTCAATCACACGGTAACTTCGCTCCGTCATATCACAGGTAATCCAGTACCCCACTATAAAAGAGGAACCTTCCTATCTTAGTGGGGGTTGGACTCTGAAACCTAAAAAAGACacatctcctttcttctccattAAGCACTccttctgacttaagcatcggagggccggcgctggaAACCTCAGCCACCAGCTTGTCacaggtctcccggaggacgccACTTACCGACGAACCGTCACCCACCAACTCTCGCCGGAGCTCCCCTTTtcagccgacggtcgcccccAGGTCCAATTTCTAGCAACACTTACcataaacaaaaaagaaaaaaaaaaaaaaacgaaagtcTAAAAGTTGGATCTATAGATGCTttttttatgtatcttaaaccAAACTAATCTAAACATCACAAAACACGTGAACACCCGCTAGAATTTCCGGCCAGAGCCGAAAAAAACATCTGCTCGGCCGGCATATAACCAAGGGTGTTATAAATCAGACCCAACCAATTGAACACGCCCATGTTCAAAGTCCAAACAGTTCAAATCAGGACGAAAATCAAAGGATAAATGAAACCACATCCAAAACCACTAGCTAGTCAGGCCCGTCCAAGAGCATGCTCAAGCCTTCCAAAGCTGCAATATAAAAGAACAAATAACTGCAACAAACTAACTTTATCATGCATATGGATTAAAGTTCTACACTGTtagaagatacaaagcattGAGGAAAGAGAACAAAAAAAGATACACCCTGCATCTACCGAAACAacagagggagagaagaagaatgagAACTCTTTTAGTATCTCTCACTCGATGTTGATTTGGAAAACGTCTTTACGCTCCTCCGCCTTGACCTTGGGAACCACCACTTTAAGAACTCCGTTCTTCATCTCCGCCCGGATCTGGTCGATCTGGTACGCCTCCGGCGGCAGGTCGATCCGGCTGCTGTACCTTCGAccgctctcctcctcctccgtctccttctccccttctccctttaTGATCAACGTGTTCTGCTCTGCCCACACCTTCACGTGCTCCTTTCCCAATCCCGGCATGTCGATCCTCAGGTGCAGCGCGTCCCCGTCCTCCCTCGCCTCCCACCCTCGCCGGAATCCCCCGATCGCCCCCTGGGTCGCCGCCGCGAACGGGTTGTCCAGCATCTGGTCCATCAAGTTCAACACCTGGCTCAAACTCCTCGCCGGAGTGAACGGATCCCGCACATCTGAAACCCCACAAGCAGACCCGATTCAGAATCTTGAAACGATTATCGGGCAAAGAGATCAAATAATCAGGAAAGGAATCGACGAGTTATGAAGGGGAATGAGATGACGACTACCTGGGAAGATgccgggaagaaggaagagtcGCCGCGGCGGCGAGGGGCGCCCGAGAGGTCGTCACGGCGGCGGTCGACGTCGAGGCTGCGGTTATCATCGAGGTCGAGGAGCCTGGTGTTGGTGTTGAAAAGGCGGGAGCCGGCGGCAGCAGAGGGGCGAGCGGGGGAAACGAGGAGCTTCTCCAGGAGCTTGGAGACGGGAGCCCTCCTTATGGCGATCATTGCGGCCATGGAGACTTAGAGATCGCGAAAAGAATTGGGAGTAACTTTAGGTTGACCTGCGTGATTCGAGCGGAAAAAAGAGGGGGAAGGGGTTTTGTATTTATACAGAGCGAAGGGGGGCGGGGTTGATGCGCTCCGTTTCTTGGGAAGGAAGCCTACAGGAGTACAGAAAGTTCTGGAACGTTAAAGACGATGAAGAGTGGAGAACGTTCGTGGGGGGCGCTGGGAGGTTCCAGAAACACCCAGACAAACAAGCGATAGGCGGATGGatgttttatattaaattttaaagtaaattataattttttaaaatatatttatatttaatagtttataaaatttatatttatgtcTTACTAAAATAACGAcattaataaaattatttatcttatataaaaaatcaaaattatttttaaatatagagCATGATGCCCATTCTTATTTAAAGTTAAtgatttgattaatattttgaGAAGCAAGAAAAGGTAAACATAAATTTTCAACTATTAGATAtaagtaaaatttattttaattttataggaattttgtaattttttttataaatttttgtatCACATAAAGATAAGTCTAAAGAGATATGTTGTATGCTTCATATCATAATGGATCATTTTGATCTTAGTGTATATTTTTGCTTCTTGTACCATGATATCACGTAATCGAACTTGGCAGGAGAATTGCTTCATTCCATGGTGTTCCCTGATATTATTTGTTTGAACTTGGCTGGATAATTGGATGATTCCATGGGCAAATGAACTATAAGCTTGAAACTTTCATAGCTGATGAGCCAATGTTACAAACTTGCAGAGCAAGTTCTTTGGTCTAACTAATCATATATTATGGCTGATATGCAATTTCCTCTCCATGTATCTATTATCTCGGCCCTACCCTTGTCTCATATCATCTTATAAAAGTTAGTCTTTTTAAATTATGCATGTGTGCAAGTAAGCTAATCTGCATAATGTTTAACTCAAAGGCGAGTTTTTCAGTGGAAAATACTACATAATGGGAAATAACTTCCCTAACTCTTTAAATTGATCTTGTTAGACAAATTGGAGCTCTATACACGCTCTTTATCTTGCATTtgtaacccccccccccccaccctctctgcaaaaaaaaaaaaaaaaaaaagatattgagaataaacatgcttgattttctaaatttaataaaaagagGTTAACATGTTTCGGTGATAAATTTGCAATCACTATAAAATGCTATCTTGTGCTCTTCGACAAGCTTAATTGACCTATCCTTCAACAAGTGTTCAAAGATCTGCTCCCTTCAATTATATTGAATGGGTATAACATGTTTCAGTGATAAATTTGCAATCACTATAAAATGCTATCTTGTGCTCTTCGACAAGCTTAATTGACCTATCCTTTAACAAGTGTTCAAAGATCTGCTCCCTTCAGTTATATTGAATGGGTATCGAGCTAGTTGAACCTCTTTTGATGGCTGACTTTGTGCACTCAGCTCAGTCAAGATCTTACGCATATATGGTTTGCCAATCAATAACTCGGCCATATCAAGCCCTTTGCATTCATCCTTATTGGATGTCAACTGATTAAGGTCAGTATCAATGGCTGAAATCTCATAATTGGAGTCTCCCATTTACATCGCTTTAGATATTTTCCTTTATTCCTCTTCTCTAAAGATAGTTTCATAGTTTGCAGCTTGTATAGTAAGTTGGAAAAATCAGAAAGCTCTTGTTCAACAAATTTTTTTCTTAGCTTAAGATTCAAACAATTCTAGATAATCTTGACATACTAGGCTCCTAAGTGACGCGTAACAACTATTCCTAGCTCATGCAAACTCGGCCATATACTTTTCAAGATTCTCTATGTTGTTGAGTCAACCTGGTCAAATTAGTTACTGACACCTCGTGTTTGGTTCCGTAGACAAGTTCGAGATTAAGATTGTCATTATTCTCAGCTTCTCAACATTGAACTTAAAATTGACCTAAGTGGTCCATGGTAGACAAGTTATCGTCTCCAGAAAATCTTGAAAATTCGAGGACTGTGTCCCCTAGATAGCTCATAGATTTGATTAGACCATTCTAGATAAGAATTCTTGTAGATTGGCCTTGTTATTGATTAATAGGCAAAACCTAACGAATCTCTTATTAGCTCAGTCAGCTGAGTCAAGTTTCATGGAATTTATCTCAATCAAGTGGGTTAATCAAATTCTGAGTGGGATGCTAGACATGCAAATTTAGGGCTTACTGATGCAGCAGATTCCAATGCAGGTTATAAGTTTATGCTTAGCCTGAGATTGGCCTCAAAGGTTTGGCAAGACTCTGTGTGGTGCTTGCCGTCCAATTCATGGATTCTGGGGCATAAATCCCACCTATAGAGTGAAAGTTTGCTCCCCCATTTCCCACATTATTCAAGGTTTGACCGATGCTCGAAGAGCGGTCTGGTTTCTTTGTCCAATCGACCTTGGCTTCCCGTATTCAAAGTCATCCTGGATTCCATGTTTAGACTGACATTAATTAGCTGAGGGGTCTATAGGTAGTTGTTTGATTTGACCCTGCTCATTTCCATTTGTTGGTGGGTCAATCTCTTGATCATCTTGACCCTACTCTGAGGACTCCCCAATTCAAAACTCGACCTCACCTTTATCATAGTTCATATACTTCTAGAGGATTGGCCTCTCCAATATCCTTATACCCCCATACTTGTAAGCTCAGATTAATTTGTTTAGAAACTGCATATAGGCTTTGACCTGTCAAACTTACAATTGAATGGTAGACTGAGGGCTTTATAATGGCTAATATTGATTTGCCAACACATTCACCAACTTCACTTATTTTGCGATGGCAGTTGAGGAAGTCTTCTCTCTAGTTAATCAACAAATGGCCTCTACACCATAGCTACTTAGCTGGTGATTGCTTCTAAAAAGATACCACATGGGTATCTAATTTTTAGGACCATGACCTCTTGATGGTTTAGAACTAGCTTGCCCACTAAAAGTAGTTACTTGTCCTTGGGAAGCCTGTTAGCTATGCTCTCGAACAGGAAAACTTGAAAGCCTAACGCGAGGGTTCCTCACTTCAAAACCTAGAAAAAAGCCAGAAACCTCCGAAGAGGAGCTATTAAAGCTCTTAAGCCGAGGAGTGGAGTTTCAACTCAAAAGCCGGCCCGAAGCAGAGTGAACTATCTAAAAAGCCCAGTCTCAATAGCTCTCTTGTGGTGTCTCCTGTTCATCAGCAACAATGCTTGAGTAAAATCGAATAGCAGCACATCATTCATTTTCTTAAGCAGCATCCGAGTAGTTACCCGTGTCCCACTGGGCATGCCAAGACTTATTTCTCTTGAAAATGGGAACAAGGAAGACATCTATAAGGTTGGCTAGATGAATGCACGGGCATGCCCAATTAGCTATTGGACAAGATAGAGGTTTGGTAAGTGATTATGAAATAATGTAGGTTTTACCGCCTTGAAACATCAAGAACTTTTATTACTAAGATGCTACCCTAGAAGGTGGGCTGATGATAGAAATTATGttgaagaattaaaaaaaaaaaaagacaaaacttGATAGGGGATAAAGTATTattaagataaaaaataaagatatgagaTCTAGTTTTTGTAGCGCCAAAAGAGAGTGTCCCCTCATTTCTGTTACTTTCTGATACTTACTAGTACCTCCTTTAACTGCTAGGACAACTATCATTCTTCAACTCTCTTGTGCTCGTTACTTAATTTGTGCCACATTATCCATTGTACATAAAATTATCATTTTCTCCGCTACTATGTTCTAGGTAGTACTCCAACTCCTCCCACGTTTTGAGTAGTAATAATAGCTAGTTAGCTATTCTCCTTTAGTTTTATTCCACTAAACATCTCATCTTAGGATGAAGACTTCCACCATTTTGATTTGCGTTTTGTATGTTTCCTTGGGACTGGCCATATATATAGGTCTGTGCACTTATGATGGATCTGCATCTATGGCACTTTATCTGTATTTTAATTCTCGATCTGTAATTTGGGATAAAACTCGGCATGCACTTTGAAGCTTGATCTGCATCTTTTATTCTCCGGTCCATACCTTGGTAATTGATCTTTACCTTGGCTTTTAATCTATATATAATAATCCTTGACCTAagggtttttttttgcattaggTCCATA is from Phoenix dactylifera cultivar Barhee BC4 unplaced genomic scaffold, palm_55x_up_171113_PBpolish2nd_filt_p 000787F, whole genome shotgun sequence and encodes:
- the LOC120107181 gene encoding small heat shock protein, chloroplastic-like; its protein translation is MAAMIAIRRAPVSKLLEKLLVSPARPSAAAGSRLFNTNTRLLDLDDNRSLDVDRRRDDLSGAPRRRGDSSFFPASSQVVVISFPFITHVRDPFTPARSLSQVLNLMDQMLDNPFAAATQGAIGGFRRGWEAREDGDALHLRIDMPGLGKEHVKVWAEQNTLIIKGEGEKETEEEESGRRYSSRIDLPPEAYQIDQIRAEMKNGVLKVVVPKVKAEERKDVFQINIE